Proteins encoded together in one Nostoc sp. PCC 7524 window:
- a CDS encoding DUF3769 domain-containing protein, which yields MLHPVLPPAPPSLVEPIQPANSSLSASNTQFPSVGEIDSSTQLQPESPQKSIVEKTIADSNTQKDKSLLVTRTPASSASTPETFTPEFSPLAATSNATNLGQPLEIGYPIQKTSANIQELSPPPQPDVTANLTKEEQKDQITVEKSGDSINLSVSNADNAPSNQAIQNVIKFKSRTDSQQSVPSTLKFIPSNPQAQTPPSGTPATNPPPVRDRIVEVTSDRQEYDQQRRIVTAEGNVVVRFDGAVVDADRVQVNLDNLIAVGEGDVALTRGDQVLRGQRFTYNFLQDSGDLENGSGEIYIPSTSRDFAFLPTDVTAGGVPQQPPSDRIRQNQPTTGVSSPGGIDFTIGGTADARNLPPPKAGGEVKRLRFEARQIEFYPRGWQARNVRITNDPFSPPELELRADQVTLTREAPLIDRITTQRQRLVLDQNVVIPIPVNQQTIDRRERETSPFIVSPGYDGDKRGGLFVERGFTVINTEQTRLGITPQFFVQRAIQGSDNLASLFGVKARLNAVLSPTATLQGSGELTSFDFDTIDENLKASLRLRQTLGNVNPHVVNWEYSYRDRLYNGTLGFQTVQSSLGGVITSPVIALGQSGVNLSYQAGAQYINANTDRQDLLDVNRDNDRISLGRLQGSVALSKGFLLWQGKPLAPTATEGLRYTPTPVVPYLQAVAGVTGTTSYYTNGDNQNTLTGSIGLLGQLGNFSRPFLDYTAFNVTYSQGLNSGLSPFLFDRSVDNKVLSAGISQQIYGPLRLGFQTSINLDTGRESSTDYIVEYSRRTYGITLRYNPVLELGGLSIRISDFNWTGGTDPFSGDDVTPVVRGVRQGN from the coding sequence CTCAGTTTCCTAGTGTGGGCGAAATTGACAGCAGTACCCAACTACAACCGGAATCGCCACAAAAATCGATTGTAGAAAAAACGATTGCTGATAGTAACACCCAAAAAGATAAGAGTTTATTAGTTACTAGAACTCCAGCATCATCTGCCAGTACACCAGAAACTTTCACTCCAGAATTTTCTCCCCTCGCAGCTACTAGCAATGCTACTAATTTGGGACAGCCTTTGGAAATTGGCTATCCCATTCAGAAAACTTCAGCTAATATTCAGGAATTATCACCACCCCCACAGCCAGATGTTACCGCCAATCTGACCAAGGAAGAACAAAAAGATCAGATTACAGTAGAAAAGTCTGGGGATAGCATTAATCTCTCAGTATCTAATGCTGATAACGCACCCAGTAACCAAGCAATTCAAAATGTAATTAAATTTAAATCTCGCACAGACAGCCAACAGTCGGTGCCATCAACACTCAAATTCATTCCCAGCAACCCCCAAGCCCAAACTCCACCATCTGGCACACCCGCCACTAACCCTCCACCTGTGAGAGACAGAATTGTGGAGGTGACATCAGATAGGCAAGAATACGACCAACAACGGCGGATAGTTACAGCTGAAGGTAATGTAGTCGTGCGATTTGATGGCGCGGTAGTTGATGCCGATCGCGTGCAAGTGAATTTAGACAATTTAATTGCCGTTGGGGAAGGTGATGTTGCCTTAACACGGGGTGATCAGGTATTACGGGGACAACGCTTTACCTATAATTTTCTCCAAGACAGTGGAGATTTGGAAAATGGCAGTGGGGAAATTTACATACCCTCAACCTCAAGAGATTTTGCCTTCTTACCTACTGATGTAACAGCCGGGGGAGTGCCGCAACAACCACCCAGCGATCGCATCAGACAGAATCAACCAACTACAGGTGTCAGCAGTCCCGGTGGGATTGACTTTACAATTGGTGGTACAGCAGACGCAAGGAATTTACCACCACCAAAGGCTGGGGGTGAAGTCAAACGCCTGAGATTTGAAGCCAGACAAATTGAATTCTATCCCCGTGGTTGGCAAGCTAGAAATGTCCGCATTACCAATGATCCATTTTCTCCCCCAGAATTAGAGTTACGAGCTGATCAAGTCACCTTAACGCGGGAAGCACCCTTAATCGACCGTATTACCACCCAGCGTCAGCGCCTAGTATTAGACCAAAACGTAGTCATACCCATCCCCGTCAATCAGCAGACAATTGACCGTCGAGAACGAGAAACCAGCCCGTTTATCGTCTCCCCTGGCTACGATGGAGATAAGCGGGGGGGTTTATTCGTTGAGCGTGGCTTTACAGTCATTAATACAGAACAGACACGCTTGGGGATTACACCGCAGTTTTTTGTGCAGAGAGCCATCCAAGGCAGTGATAATTTAGCATCACTGTTTGGTGTCAAAGCTAGGTTGAATGCTGTGTTGAGTCCCACAGCTACACTTCAAGGTTCTGGAGAGTTAACTAGCTTTGACTTCGACACCATAGATGAAAATTTAAAAGCCAGTTTGCGGTTACGCCAAACTTTAGGGAATGTTAATCCCCACGTTGTGAATTGGGAATATAGCTACCGCGATCGCCTTTATAACGGTACACTTGGTTTCCAAACCGTTCAAAGTAGTTTGGGTGGTGTGATCACATCGCCAGTGATTGCTTTAGGCCAAAGCGGTGTTAACCTCAGCTATCAAGCAGGCGCACAGTATATTAACGCCAACACCGATCGCCAAGACTTATTAGATGTTAACCGGGATAACGATCGCATCTCCCTAGGTCGTTTACAAGGTAGTGTGGCTCTCAGTAAAGGATTCTTACTGTGGCAAGGAAAACCCCTAGCACCCACCGCCACAGAGGGATTAAGATACACTCCCACACCTGTAGTTCCTTACTTACAGGCGGTTGCTGGTGTGACTGGTACTACTAGCTATTACACAAATGGCGATAATCAAAATACTCTAACTGGCTCAATTGGTTTGTTAGGGCAGTTAGGCAACTTTTCTCGCCCATTTTTAGACTATACCGCTTTTAATGTCACTTATTCCCAAGGCTTAAACAGTGGTCTCTCACCCTTTTTATTTGACCGCTCCGTGGATAATAAAGTCCTCAGTGCGGGAATTTCTCAACAGATTTATGGCCCTTTGCGTTTAGGCTTTCAAACATCAATTAACTTAGATACAGGTCGAGAAAGTAGTACGGACTACATCGTAGAATACAGTCGTCGCACCTACGGCATTACCTTGCGCTACAACCCCGTACTAGAATTGGGTGGGTTAAGTATCCGCATTAGTGACTTTAATTGGACTGGTGGTACAGATCCCTTTTCTGGTGATGACGTGACTCCAGTTGTCAGAGGCGTGCGTCAGGGGAATTGA